A genome region from Vibrio tapetis subsp. tapetis includes the following:
- a CDS encoding vancomycin high temperature exclusion protein: MFTTSFTDLLKRISLFSVLRQTKLLFGCLLLLIIATASVLAVIDRWVSWQTQEQIYQDIASLPPHDVALVLGTSKYIGRTLNTYYSHRINAAVELYKANKVTHFLLSGDNAHRSYNEPWTMKRDLLKVDIPEEAIHLDYAGFRTLDSVIRAKEIFDANDFVIVTQAFHCERALYIANHNDIDAVCLAVPGPSGSAGLYVRMREVLARAKAWLDLYIIDTEPKYLGPKEPIIEQVTNSQIQ; this comes from the coding sequence ATGTTTACGACAAGTTTCACCGACTTACTCAAGCGGATATCACTCTTTTCAGTACTCAGACAAACCAAGCTACTCTTTGGTTGCCTGTTGTTGCTTATTATCGCAACAGCAAGTGTTTTAGCCGTAATTGACCGCTGGGTAAGCTGGCAAACTCAAGAGCAAATTTATCAAGATATTGCTTCGTTACCTCCCCATGATGTTGCCCTTGTCTTAGGGACAAGCAAATACATAGGGAGAACGCTTAATACGTACTATAGCCACCGGATTAACGCCGCGGTTGAACTATACAAAGCCAACAAAGTGACCCATTTTTTACTAAGCGGAGATAACGCTCATCGCTCGTACAATGAGCCCTGGACGATGAAAAGGGATCTGCTCAAGGTAGACATTCCTGAAGAAGCTATCCACCTTGACTATGCTGGGTTTAGAACATTGGATTCCGTGATCCGCGCAAAAGAAATATTCGACGCTAATGATTTTGTTATCGTGACACAAGCTTTCCACTGCGAGCGCGCTTTATACATAGCGAACCACAACGATATTGATGCGGTATGCTTGGCCGTTCCCGGCCCCTCAGGCAGCGCTGGCTTATACGTTCGAATGCGGGAAGTACTTGCTCGAGCTAAAGCCTGGCTTGACTTGTACATCATTGATACTGAACCTAAATATCTTGGGCCTAAAGAGCCTATTATCGAGCAAGTTACCAACTCACAAATTCAGTAA
- a CDS encoding DUF3392 domain-containing protein, whose product MLAILSDFGSFLSPYLADISTAIIACSLVVFGADINRLLRRNLSGYHFVVRTLIFILVNAFGYGLLIVKASPALNQALHQVSHDMLAIGLISWFLFIGIWAQKNRQV is encoded by the coding sequence ATGTTAGCGATTCTTTCTGATTTTGGTTCTTTTCTCTCGCCCTATTTAGCGGATATTTCTACCGCTATTATCGCTTGTAGTTTGGTTGTGTTTGGTGCGGATATTAATCGCCTATTGCGCCGTAACCTTTCAGGCTATCACTTTGTTGTACGGACCCTAATATTCATTCTCGTCAATGCTTTTGGTTATGGCTTGTTGATAGTTAAAGCCTCCCCTGCTCTAAATCAAGCACTGCATCAGGTGAGCCATGATATGCTCGCTATTGGTTTAATATCTTGGTTTCTATTCATAGGGATTTGGGCGCAGAAGAATCGCCAAGTATGA
- a CDS encoding NAD-dependent malic enzyme, producing MNNDKRPLYIAYAGPALLSTPLLNKGSAFSASERISFNLEGLLPENTETIQEQVDRAYKQYQNFENDMDKHIYLRNIQDTNETLFYRLVQNHISEMMPIIYTPTVGAACENFSNIYRRGRGLFISYPNRNRIDDLLNNATNHNVKVIVVTDGERILGLGDQGIGGMGIPIGKLALYTACGGISPAYTLPIVLDVGTNNPQRLADPMYMGWRHPRITGAEYDAFVEEFIQAVQRRWPDALVQFEDFAQKNAMPLLERYKDRICCFNDDIQGTAAVTVGSLIAACHAAGSKLSEQRVTFVGAGSAGCGIAEAIIAQMVSEGLSDAQARAQVYMVDRWGLLQEGMQNLLDFQRRLMQKNDHLTEWESDSEEAGFSLLDVVKNAKPTVLIGVSGAPGLFSKEVIQAMNANCERPIVFPLSNPTSRVEATPNDIIRWTDGKALVATGSPFDPVIHNNKRYAIAQCNNSYIFPGIGLGVLAVSASRVTDEMLMESSRALAECSPMANNDNGALLPPLEEIHVVSKRIAFAVAKKAMEQGVALEITDEALSKAIEQYFWQPVYRRYKRTAF from the coding sequence ATGAATAACGATAAACGTCCCTTATACATCGCCTATGCAGGTCCTGCTCTTTTAAGTACTCCTTTGTTAAACAAAGGCAGCGCATTTAGTGCATCTGAACGTATCTCCTTTAACTTAGAAGGCCTGCTGCCAGAGAATACTGAAACCATTCAAGAACAAGTTGATCGTGCTTACAAGCAATATCAAAACTTCGAAAATGACATGGATAAACACATTTACTTGCGTAATATCCAAGATACCAATGAAACCTTGTTCTACCGATTAGTTCAAAACCACATCAGCGAGATGATGCCGATTATCTACACCCCTACGGTAGGGGCTGCATGTGAGAATTTCTCTAACATTTATCGTCGTGGTCGTGGTCTTTTTATCTCTTATCCAAATAGAAATCGTATTGATGACTTATTGAATAACGCGACAAACCACAACGTTAAAGTGATCGTGGTTACTGATGGCGAGCGTATTTTAGGTCTGGGCGACCAAGGCATTGGCGGTATGGGGATCCCTATCGGTAAGCTGGCGTTGTACACCGCTTGTGGTGGTATTAGCCCCGCTTATACGCTACCTATCGTACTGGACGTGGGCACGAATAATCCACAACGACTTGCAGACCCAATGTATATGGGCTGGCGCCATCCTCGTATTACCGGTGCAGAATACGATGCATTTGTTGAAGAGTTCATTCAAGCCGTTCAACGCCGCTGGCCTGATGCCTTGGTTCAATTTGAAGATTTTGCTCAAAAGAACGCCATGCCTTTGCTTGAACGCTATAAAGATCGCATTTGTTGCTTCAATGATGACATCCAAGGTACGGCAGCCGTTACTGTTGGTTCACTGATTGCGGCATGTCACGCGGCAGGTAGCAAATTAAGCGAGCAACGAGTCACTTTTGTTGGTGCCGGTTCTGCTGGTTGTGGTATTGCTGAAGCAATCATTGCTCAAATGGTCTCTGAAGGGCTGTCTGATGCACAGGCGCGCGCTCAAGTTTATATGGTTGATCGCTGGGGTTTACTGCAAGAAGGCATGCAAAACCTGCTTGATTTCCAACGTCGTTTGATGCAAAAAAATGATCACCTAACGGAGTGGGAAAGTGACAGTGAAGAAGCGGGTTTCTCTCTGCTTGACGTTGTAAAAAATGCGAAACCAACGGTATTGATCGGCGTATCTGGTGCTCCTGGTCTGTTCAGCAAAGAAGTCATTCAAGCGATGAACGCTAACTGCGAACGCCCAATTGTGTTCCCTCTGTCTAACCCAACAAGCCGTGTTGAAGCGACGCCAAACGACATTATTCGTTGGACAGACGGTAAAGCGTTAGTGGCGACAGGTAGCCCATTTGATCCGGTTATTCACAACAACAAACGTTACGCTATCGCACAATGTAATAACAGCTACATATTCCCTGGTATTGGGCTTGGTGTTCTCGCTGTTTCCGCTTCTCGCGTTACCGATGAAATGCTAATGGAATCAAGCCGAGCACTGGCAGAATGCTCGCCGATGGCCAACAACGATAACGGTGCCCTGCTTCCACCACTTGAAGAGATCCACGTGGTCTCTAAACGCATTGCATTCGCCGTTGCAAAAAAAGCAATGGAACAAGGTGTGGCATTAGAAATTACCGATGAAGCATTGAGTAAAGCCATCGAGCAATACTTCTGGCAACCGGTTTATCGCCGTTATAAGCGCACCGCATTTTAA